The proteins below come from a single Epinephelus moara isolate mb chromosome 19, YSFRI_EMoa_1.0, whole genome shotgun sequence genomic window:
- the LOC126406268 gene encoding 5-hydroxytryptamine receptor 7: MVVVGASNATFGGGNMRSSFMIEDRAGGGDPGGSTNMMISEALAPRLLKIAQGAAEAAAAAAATTSPTTSSQPQVMETNGTRCGEQILSYGRFEKVLIGGVLTMLTLSTICGNLLVVISVCFVKKLRQPSNYLIVSLAVADLSVALAVMPFVSITDLIGGQWIFGQFFCNVFIAMDVMCCTASIMTLCVISIDRYLGITKPLTYPVRQNGCCMAKMIVSVWLLSASITLPPLFGWAQNVNDGRVCLISQDFGYTVYSTAVAFYIPMSVMLIMYYRIYRAAKLSAAKHTITGFPRDGEQSAGAAPRGGRGGHDAHRPAASGETVSVEGTEAEEEEPEEEESLDCVAAALKLQREVEEECSTRVSRLLKTGEHHQRRHRKNQSIFKREQKAAATLGIVVGAFSFCWLPFFLVSTARPFVCGVECSCVPLWLERTLLWLGYANSLINPFIYAFFNRDLRTTYSNLLRCRYRNINRKLSAAGMHEALKLVEKPDTDV; the protein is encoded by the exons ATGGTTGTTGTGGGAGCGAGTAACGCAACTTTCGGTGGTGGCAACATGAGGTCGTCGTTCATGATAGAAGATAGAGCCGGTGGTGGAGATCCCGGGGGCTCCACCAACATGATGATCTCGGAGGCTCTTGCGCCCCGGCTGCTGAAGATTGCGCAGGGCGccgcagaggcagcagcagcagcggcagcaacGACTTCTCCAACCACCTCCAGTCAGCCGCAGGTCATGGAGACGAACGGGACCCGGTGCGGCGAGCAGATCCTAAGCTATGGCCGGTTTGAGAAAGTCCTGATCGGCGGGGTGCTCACCATGCTCACACTGTCCACCATCTGCGGGAACTTACTGGTGGTCATCTCCGTGTGCTTCGTCAAAAAGCTGCGCCAGCCGTCCAACTATCTGATCGTTTCGCTTGCCGTGGCGGACCTGTCAGTGGCTCTGGCCGTGATGCCGTTTGTCAGCATTACGGACTTGATTGGCGGTCAGTGGATATTCGGACAGTTTTTCTGTAACGTTTTTATCGCCATGGATGTGATGTGCTGCACCGCGTCCATCATGACTCTGTGCGTAATCAGCATTGACAG GTATCTGGGTATCACAAAACCCCTGACGTATCCTGTCCGGCAAAACGGCTGCTGCATGGCCAAAATGATCGTGTCAGTGTGGCTCCTCTCAGCCTCCATCACCCTGCCCCCTCTGTTCGGCTGGGCGCAGAACGTCAATGACGGAAGAGTTTGCCTCATCAGTCAAGACTTTGGCTACACCGTCTACTCTACAGCTGTGGCGTTCTACATCCCCATGTCAGTGATGCTGATCATGTACTACAGGATCTACCGGGCGGCCAAGCTCAGCGCTGCCAAGCACACCATCACTGGCTTCCCCAGGGACGGGGAGCAGAGTGCAGGGGCGGCTCCTCGGGGGGGAAGAGGGGGGCATGATGCTCACCGGCCAGCAGCATCAGGAGAAACAGTTAGTGTCGAAGGGACAGAGGCTGAAGAGGAGGaacctgaggaagaggagagctTGGACTGTGTGGCAGCAGCGTTAAAGCTCCAGcgtgaggtggaggaggagtgcAGCACGCGCGTCTCTCGCCTCCTCAAGACCGGCGAACACCACCAACGCCGGCACAGGAAAAACCAGTCCATCTTCAAACGGGAGCAGAAGGCTGCAGCCACTCTGGGCATCGTGGTGGGCGCCTTCTCCTTCTGCTGGCTGCCGTTCTTCTTGGTGTCCACTGCGAGGCCGTTTGTCTGCGGCGTGGAGTGCAGCTGTGTGCCGCTCTGGCTGGAAAGAACTCTGTTGTGGCTGGGATACGCCAACTCCCTCATTAATccttttatttatgcatttttcaATCGTGATCTGAGGACCACCTACAGTAACCTCCTGCGGTGCCGCTACAGGAACATCAATCGGAAGCTGTCAGCGGCTGGCATGCACGAGGCTCTGAAACTGGTGGAGAAGCCAGACACTGATGTGTAA